In a genomic window of Nostoc sp. UHCC 0870:
- a CDS encoding helix-turn-helix domain-containing protein yields MEQAWQMLQTGTWKVGEVANIVGYKDLTAFGRAFRKKFGIRPRDCIKKYSV; encoded by the coding sequence ATGGAACAAGCATGGCAAATGCTACAAACAGGAACATGGAAAGTGGGAGAAGTTGCCAATATAGTCGGTTATAAAGATTTAACTGCTTTTGGCAGGGCATTTCGCAAAAAATTTGGCATCCGTCCACGGGATTGTATAAAAAAATATTCCGTTTAA
- a CDS encoding TonB-dependent siderophore receptor, giving the protein MKSWQQKEIISASLVFSCISLLVQPAVAETKSYHAISSTQLMAQQSVVKVTGVKVNSTDKGIEVLLETPQAEALQPVTKTEANSYIADIPNAVLALPEDKDFSVSNPVAGIVSVSVTQADANTIRVVVTGESQVPTVELFDSEQSLIFSLTPVVSTTQAPTQPSQPTSEETPDATTSESDSSIELVVTATRTEEDIQNVPRSVTVITREQIEDQARLSTNLADILAKTVPGFGSPISRTDTFGQNLRGRNISVLIDGVPQNGNLQSFSAQLTTIDPSAIERIEVVRGPNAIYGGQATGGVVNIITKRPSGQKLTSTTNIGLDTSLTRSEDSFGYNLSHQIAGTEGKFDYTVGFSLVTTAGFYDAEGDRIANFAGDNDSTKINALAKIGVELSPEQRLQFTFNHFNQQQNSDFISDPAVDDIPGIQKSRALKLPEGTTVIGADQGISITNTLLSLNYNNDNIFGSKLQAQAYYRNYNFAGGIPDDNRGGSLRAITDSEGGTEQLGGRLQVETPFNSQKTVSLLWGVDYQNERSSQKFNIFDPGEFDASGGRIFRKIEERVFVPDYDFRELGVFGQLQWDVSDSLRLSGGLRYVNIGVSLDDYITADFPRRNIQGGDRSFGSTVFNGGIVYKFTPEVSVFASFAQGFSVPDLGRVFRRPPAGVVNILNSLQLTEPQKVDNYEIGIRGQWDNVQASLSGFYNYSDLGSAFNFNRSTDFLETVRAPQKVYGIEAAVDVQPTEGWRVGGTATWIEGENDANNDGEYLALNSITVPPLKLTAYVENQTLKGWRNRLQLLYSGDRDRAFEDGVEDGKISSFVTVDYISSIKIGQGELQIGIQNLFNNQYFPVYSQYFAPFFDSANYAGQGRTLSVGYRIIW; this is encoded by the coding sequence ATGAAGTCTTGGCAACAGAAGGAAATCATTTCAGCAAGTCTTGTTTTTTCGTGCATATCATTGCTAGTGCAACCAGCCGTTGCTGAAACTAAATCCTATCATGCTATCAGCAGCACCCAACTGATGGCGCAACAATCAGTAGTAAAAGTTACGGGCGTGAAAGTCAACTCTACAGATAAAGGGATTGAAGTTCTTTTAGAAACTCCCCAAGCAGAAGCATTGCAACCTGTAACTAAAACTGAAGCCAATAGTTATATTGCAGATATTCCCAATGCGGTGCTAGCACTACCAGAGGATAAAGATTTTAGTGTGAGTAATCCTGTAGCTGGGATTGTGTCTGTGAGTGTGACTCAAGCTGATGCTAATACTATTCGAGTGGTGGTAACGGGAGAGTCACAAGTCCCAACTGTTGAATTATTTGATAGTGAACAGAGTTTGATTTTTAGCTTGACACCCGTTGTCTCAACTACACAAGCACCAACGCAACCATCACAGCCAACTAGTGAAGAAACACCAGATGCAACAACATCTGAAAGCGACTCATCAATTGAACTGGTGGTGACAGCAACGCGTACAGAAGAAGATATCCAAAATGTACCGCGTTCTGTAACTGTGATTACTCGTGAGCAGATTGAGGATCAAGCAAGGTTAAGCACTAACTTAGCTGACATTCTGGCAAAAACTGTTCCTGGCTTTGGTTCACCAATTAGTCGGACTGATACATTCGGGCAAAATTTACGGGGTCGCAACATCTCAGTTTTAATTGACGGAGTTCCCCAAAATGGTAATTTACAATCATTTTCTGCACAATTGACCACTATTGATCCCAGTGCAATTGAACGGATTGAAGTTGTGCGTGGCCCGAATGCGATCTATGGTGGTCAAGCAACTGGTGGTGTAGTCAATATTATTACTAAGAGGCCAAGCGGTCAAAAACTAACTTCCACAACAAATATTGGTTTGGATACCTCCTTAACTCGTTCCGAAGATAGTTTTGGTTACAATCTTTCCCATCAAATTGCAGGGACAGAAGGCAAATTTGACTATACTGTGGGTTTTTCTCTGGTGACAACTGCGGGTTTTTATGATGCAGAAGGCGATCGCATTGCTAATTTTGCAGGTGATAATGATAGCACCAAAATCAACGCTTTGGCTAAGATAGGAGTTGAATTATCGCCAGAACAACGTCTGCAATTCACTTTCAATCACTTTAATCAGCAACAAAATAGTGATTTTATTTCCGACCCAGCCGTTGATGATATTCCTGGTATTCAAAAATCTCGCGCCTTGAAGCTACCGGAAGGAACAACTGTGATTGGTGCTGATCAAGGGATTTCTATCACAAATACTTTACTGAGCTTAAATTACAATAACGACAATATTTTCGGTAGCAAACTTCAGGCTCAAGCTTACTATCGTAACTATAATTTTGCTGGGGGAATTCCTGATGATAACCGAGGTGGTAGCTTAAGAGCGATTACCGATTCAGAAGGGGGTACAGAACAGTTAGGCGGAAGATTGCAAGTTGAGACACCCTTCAACTCTCAAAAAACAGTGAGTTTACTTTGGGGTGTGGACTATCAAAATGAGCGTAGTTCTCAAAAATTTAATATTTTCGATCCTGGGGAATTTGACGCATCAGGGGGTCGAATCTTTCGCAAGATTGAGGAGCGTGTTTTTGTCCCAGATTATGACTTTAGAGAACTGGGTGTATTTGGTCAATTACAATGGGATGTATCTGATAGCTTACGCTTGAGTGGTGGCTTGCGTTATGTGAATATAGGTGTGAGTTTAGACGACTACATCACCGCCGATTTTCCCCGTCGGAATATTCAAGGGGGCGATCGCAGTTTTGGCTCTACAGTATTTAATGGCGGTATCGTCTACAAATTTACGCCTGAAGTAAGTGTATTTGCTAGTTTTGCTCAAGGCTTCTCTGTTCCCGATTTAGGTCGTGTCTTCCGACGACCCCCAGCAGGTGTAGTCAATATTTTAAACTCTCTGCAACTGACTGAACCACAAAAAGTAGACAACTATGAAATCGGTATTCGCGGTCAATGGGATAATGTCCAAGCATCCTTATCTGGCTTCTACAACTATTCTGATTTAGGTTCGGCTTTTAACTTTAACCGTAGCACTGATTTTCTAGAGACTGTTCGCGCTCCTCAAAAAGTTTACGGTATAGAGGCTGCGGTTGATGTCCAACCTACTGAGGGTTGGAGAGTGGGGGGTACGGCGACTTGGATAGAAGGTGAAAATGATGCAAATAATGATGGTGAATATCTAGCACTCAACAGTATTACAGTCCCACCATTGAAGTTGACCGCTTATGTAGAAAACCAAACCCTCAAAGGTTGGCGGAACAGATTACAATTACTTTACTCAGGCGATCGCGATCGGGCTTTTGAGGATGGTGTTGAGGATGGTAAAATCAGCAGCTTCGTCACCGTAGACTACATCAGCAGCATCAAAATAGGTCAAGGGGAACTACAAATAGGCATTCAAAACCTCTTCAATAACCAATATTTCCCAGTTTACTCACAATACTTTGCACCTTTCTTTGATAGTGCTAACTACGCAGGTCAAGGTAGAACCTTAAGCGTTGGGTATCGGATTATTTGGTAA
- a CDS encoding TonB-dependent siderophore receptor: protein MIKLQGVGVMVNWLQLRSLLLTGVFFILGVQATWAKDTNSNSNAQILVQSPIPTSEIIPVTGVKATPTEKGVEIILETPVGEKLQVTNRSTDNNFIADIPNAQLRSPNGNAFNFRSEKPSAGITEITVINADANTVRVTVVGETSLPTVELFDDNAGLVFGITSAATAMQPPSQELETPPTDEIPTTETPPAEPVAQPDEIIELLVTGEQGGYRVPNATTGSRLDIPLIETPASIGVITEEFIEDKAPRRVEDLAPYISGVTAGDIGQGGLFTDFQIRGFNVGSQVYINGLRDNYRSLIRDFANIERLEILKGLSSLLYGTGAPGGVVNYITKKPQATPSYKFSADVGSFNFYRGEVDLTGPLTQDKNLLYRLNLAFQDSDYFVDNVEDNRIFVAPSLTFLTGGGGSLTVEGEYYRQDKDFNTGAKFFNGQIFYDRSYTDPRNSQIYNHYRIAAYLDQPISKEWSVNLSGQYFNTQREANPIFVALGFQGDTLTRFYRTIFDDYYQYNLRGEIRGNFNIGASEHKLLTGIEYNYYRSRFNGVNAGFFGSIDVANPSFDVPIPTGLTNRTIDFDDSEWGIYIQDFVKFGQFRLLAGLRYGGFDSVTGSAENFVSPSIGLVYSLSDFASLYASFSKSTEPQYGLLSDGNFPNPRKATQYEVGAKVNLLNDRLTITTALFNLEQINIAEADPSNPDFSILVGDVRSRGLELDINGKVTDNFSLIAAYTYQDSVITNSAVPGQEGNRPINSPQHSVGLYGKYEFTEGSLRGLSLGTGLVYVGERKGDNENSFELPGYMRVDLGAAYKVNNLTFRLAVENLFDIRYASGSNNRANITQGSPFAITGSVSLQF, encoded by the coding sequence TTGATTAAGCTTCAAGGTGTGGGAGTTATGGTGAATTGGCTACAACTGCGATCGCTATTGCTGACAGGTGTATTTTTTATTCTGGGAGTGCAAGCAACATGGGCAAAGGATACTAATTCTAATAGTAACGCTCAAATTTTGGTACAGTCACCAATACCAACATCAGAAATTATCCCAGTCACAGGAGTTAAGGCGACTCCCACTGAAAAAGGTGTGGAGATAATTTTAGAGACACCTGTTGGAGAAAAATTACAAGTTACAAATCGCAGCACTGATAATAATTTTATTGCAGATATTCCTAATGCTCAGTTGCGTTCACCTAATGGCAATGCTTTCAACTTTCGTTCGGAAAAACCAAGTGCGGGAATTACTGAAATAACAGTCATCAATGCTGATGCAAATACTGTGAGGGTGACGGTGGTAGGTGAAACTAGTCTACCAACAGTTGAATTATTTGATGACAATGCTGGGCTGGTTTTTGGTATAACATCTGCTGCAACAGCAATGCAACCACCATCACAAGAACTGGAAACACCACCAACTGACGAAATACCGACAACTGAGACACCACCAGCAGAACCCGTTGCACAACCAGATGAAATTATTGAGTTGCTAGTCACAGGCGAACAAGGTGGATATCGTGTGCCAAATGCTACTACTGGAAGTAGGCTTGATATTCCACTAATAGAAACACCTGCATCTATTGGCGTAATTACAGAGGAATTCATTGAGGATAAAGCACCCCGACGAGTAGAAGATTTAGCTCCTTATATTAGTGGAGTAACAGCAGGAGATATTGGACAGGGTGGACTCTTCACTGACTTTCAAATTCGTGGCTTCAATGTAGGTAGCCAAGTTTATATCAATGGGTTACGAGATAATTACCGTTCTTTAATCAGAGACTTTGCTAATATTGAACGTCTGGAAATTTTGAAAGGTTTGTCTTCCTTACTTTATGGAACAGGTGCGCCTGGTGGAGTAGTTAACTATATTACAAAAAAGCCCCAAGCCACCCCTAGTTATAAATTTTCAGCCGATGTAGGTAGCTTTAATTTTTATCGCGGTGAGGTTGATTTAACAGGGCCGTTAACTCAAGACAAAAATCTACTTTATCGCCTCAATTTAGCTTTTCAAGATTCAGATTATTTCGTAGACAACGTTGAAGACAATCGCATTTTTGTTGCTCCGTCACTAACCTTTTTAACGGGTGGTGGCGGTTCTTTAACAGTTGAAGGGGAGTATTACCGACAAGATAAAGACTTTAATACTGGAGCTAAATTCTTTAATGGTCAGATTTTTTATGACCGCAGTTATACAGACCCTCGCAATAGCCAGATTTACAATCATTATCGCATAGCCGCCTATTTAGATCAGCCCATTAGTAAAGAGTGGTCAGTTAATCTGAGCGGTCAGTATTTTAATACACAAAGGGAAGCTAATCCAATTTTTGTCGCACTTGGTTTTCAGGGTGACACATTAACACGTTTTTACCGCACAATTTTTGATGATTATTATCAATACAATCTGCGAGGTGAAATCAGGGGAAACTTCAATATTGGAGCTTCAGAACATAAGTTACTCACAGGCATTGAGTACAATTATTACCGTTCCAGATTCAATGGTGTGAATGCTGGTTTTTTTGGCAGTATAGACGTTGCTAACCCTAGTTTTGATGTTCCTATTCCTACTGGACTTACTAATCGTACAATTGATTTTGATGATAGTGAGTGGGGCATTTACATTCAAGATTTCGTAAAGTTTGGGCAATTTCGGTTACTAGCTGGTTTGCGCTATGGCGGATTTGATTCTGTGACTGGTAGCGCAGAAAATTTTGTTTCTCCTAGCATCGGTTTAGTTTATAGCTTGTCAGATTTCGCTTCACTTTATGCTAGCTTTAGTAAATCCACAGAGCCACAATATGGTTTACTTTCAGATGGGAATTTTCCTAACCCTAGAAAGGCTACTCAATATGAAGTGGGTGCTAAAGTAAATCTGTTAAATGATAGGCTGACTATTACAACTGCACTGTTTAACTTAGAGCAAATAAATATTGCAGAGGCTGATCCCAGTAACCCAGATTTTAGTATCCTTGTAGGCGATGTTCGTAGCCGTGGCTTGGAATTAGATATTAACGGAAAAGTAACTGATAATTTTAGTTTGATTGCAGCTTACACCTACCAAGACTCAGTAATTACCAACAGTGCCGTCCCTGGGCAAGAAGGAAATCGCCCAATTAATAGTCCACAACACAGCGTAGGTCTTTATGGCAAGTACGAGTTTACGGAAGGTTCGCTCAGAGGATTAAGTTTAGGTACAGGTTTAGTTTATGTGGGTGAAAGAAAAGGAGATAACGAAAATAGCTTTGAGCTTCCTGGTTATATGCGAGTTGATTTAGGTGCTGCTTACAAAGTGAATAACTTGACCTTTAGATTAGCTGTTGAAAACCTTTTTGATATTCGTTATGCTTCCGGTTCAAATAATCGGGCTAACATTACTCAAGGTTCACCTTTTGCAATTACTGGATCAGTTTCACTACAGTTTTAA